In the genome of Terribacillus sp. FSL K6-0262, one region contains:
- a CDS encoding PTS sugar transporter subunit IIA, with translation MSEVDLLHEELVFLDVDARNTEDLFLFIGEELEKRGYVKSTFIRAITEREELYPTGLALEQINIGIPHTDPEHVNKGFVAVVKNKYKLPFIHMGTENRQILIDYFFILGIKDTGDQVKLLQLLMGKFSSLEFVEGLQSNQEQHTLFSFIKKKFEE, from the coding sequence ATGAGTGAAGTGGATTTGTTACATGAAGAGCTTGTATTTCTGGATGTTGATGCAAGGAATACGGAAGACCTTTTCTTATTTATAGGGGAGGAGCTGGAAAAGAGGGGATATGTAAAATCTACTTTTATCCGTGCAATCACAGAGAGGGAGGAACTGTATCCAACAGGTTTGGCCCTGGAGCAAATTAATATAGGTATCCCGCATACAGACCCGGAGCACGTAAATAAAGGTTTTGTGGCAGTAGTTAAAAATAAATATAAGCTTCCATTCATTCATATGGGGACGGAAAATCGACAGATATTAATCGATTATTTTTTTATCCTTGGCATTAAAGATACAGGTGATCAAGTAAAGCTGCTGCAACTCCTGATGGGAAAGTTTTCAAGTCTTGAGTTCGTCGAAGGACTTCAGTCTAATCAAGAACAGCATACATTATTTTCTTTTATCAAAAAAAAGTTTGAGGAGTGA
- a CDS encoding BglG family transcription antiterminator yields the protein MKKEVSDLVLYFLEHHSSTLTAVEEEMCRNKRSLQACIDDVNQYLIKENREAIRIDSKNGNITINESTREGLYYFLKHGVMADLNYIAPEMRESLLFIKLCITDGNPALQDLADLVQVSKNTALQDLKRIRDILSEKMIELNYTRKNGYSISGEEFKIRKLFIEEIKRVLAAQFGFSFLCRLGFLDKEDIFFLRRRLINMEKKLSIALTDEQIDDLPVVLYLLIQRMKHSNASWRAEFDLADMEQSNEIQTLKHMFWDSHLDDEDKTYLALQILSSNMLESVLAISSSNELSLAVRTTIDMVDTQLATNLLDKSELLNKILLHLRPAIYRIRFNLSIQNPLTEQFIAEFPAMFAIVSKSVYPIEKSIGASISKEELVYLAMIIQAWIYRTEERQEYAFRALVVCRNGTSVSKLLLETLKDMFSHIQFMGAYAERHFKEYEQEVDFIFSTVPLNTSKKTFIVKPFLNRAARSEIRNAIDKHINRNADKKAKELIYYLKEHINEGNYQIVHDKIVDFFNKSPKLKMESSTNSHLFPFKKEHILFLDETIHWRDALAYAIKPLLSRESITEGYSQKLYEIFERESDRMMLGPHVYLPHAQPSDGVNKQDFSILICRKQIQMPDSHFAKVIVVLAPSDYHLHVPTLLHLNELFLEEDSLNKIVSASSEEDALKFITEEKGGDQDE from the coding sequence ATGAAAAAAGAAGTGAGTGATTTAGTCCTGTATTTTTTAGAGCACCATTCATCAACATTAACAGCTGTTGAAGAAGAGATGTGCAGGAATAAACGCAGTCTTCAAGCCTGTATAGACGATGTGAATCAGTACCTAATAAAAGAAAACAGAGAAGCTATTAGGATTGATAGTAAGAATGGCAATATTACGATCAATGAAAGTACTAGAGAAGGTTTATATTATTTTCTAAAGCATGGCGTTATGGCCGATTTGAATTATATTGCTCCTGAAATGCGCGAAAGTTTGCTGTTTATCAAGCTCTGCATCACAGATGGAAATCCTGCATTACAAGACTTGGCTGATTTGGTTCAGGTAAGCAAAAATACGGCTCTGCAAGACTTGAAACGAATAAGAGATATATTATCTGAAAAAATGATTGAGTTAAACTATACCAGAAAAAATGGATACAGTATCAGTGGGGAAGAGTTCAAGATACGAAAGCTTTTTATTGAGGAAATTAAAAGGGTTTTAGCAGCGCAATTCGGTTTCTCCTTCCTCTGCCGTCTTGGTTTCCTTGACAAAGAAGATATCTTTTTCCTACGGCGGCGGTTGATCAATATGGAGAAGAAGTTGTCGATAGCTTTAACTGATGAGCAAATAGATGATTTACCTGTTGTATTGTATCTCCTTATACAGCGAATGAAACATTCAAATGCTTCTTGGAGGGCAGAATTCGATTTGGCAGATATGGAACAATCAAATGAAATCCAAACCTTGAAGCATATGTTCTGGGATAGTCATTTGGATGATGAAGACAAAACGTATTTAGCATTGCAGATCCTGTCATCCAATATGCTTGAATCTGTACTGGCAATCTCTTCGAGCAATGAATTGTCCTTGGCGGTCCGAACAACAATTGATATGGTCGATACACAGCTTGCAACCAATTTACTTGATAAATCAGAGCTTTTGAATAAAATATTGCTTCATCTTAGACCAGCAATATATAGGATAAGATTCAATCTTTCAATACAAAATCCATTAACTGAACAATTTATTGCGGAATTTCCTGCCATGTTTGCTATCGTTTCAAAATCGGTTTATCCAATCGAAAAGTCTATTGGAGCTTCTATTTCCAAGGAAGAATTGGTTTATTTGGCCATGATCATTCAAGCATGGATCTATCGAACGGAAGAAAGACAAGAATATGCGTTTCGAGCATTAGTCGTATGCAGAAATGGAACCTCTGTCTCCAAGCTGTTATTGGAAACGTTAAAAGATATGTTTAGTCATATTCAATTTATGGGGGCTTATGCAGAAAGACATTTCAAGGAATATGAACAGGAGGTGGATTTTATCTTTTCCACAGTCCCTCTTAATACATCCAAGAAAACGTTTATAGTGAAACCCTTCTTAAATCGAGCAGCTAGATCGGAGATACGAAATGCCATCGATAAACATATTAACCGTAATGCGGATAAGAAAGCCAAGGAATTAATTTATTATCTAAAAGAACATATCAACGAAGGCAATTACCAGATTGTTCACGATAAAATTGTAGACTTCTTTAATAAATCCCCAAAATTAAAAATGGAAAGTAGTACAAACTCGCATCTTTTCCCTTTTAAGAAAGAACATATTTTATTCCTGGATGAAACAATTCATTGGCGGGATGCATTAGCGTATGCTATTAAACCTTTATTATCCAGGGAGTCCATAACAGAAGGTTATTCACAAAAATTATATGAGATATTCGAACGGGAGAGTGACAGGATGATGCTTGGTCCGCATGTCTATCTTCCACATGCCCAGCCGTCTGATGGAGTGAACAAGCAGGATTTCTCCATACTTATTTGCAGGAAGCAAATTCAAATGCCGGATTCCCATTTTGCCAAGGTGATAGTTGTCTTAGCTCCAAGTGATTATCATCTCCACGTTCCTACACTATTACATTTAAATGAACTGTTTTTAGAAGAGGATAGTTTAAATAAAATTGTAAGCGCTTCATCTGAGGAAGATGCTCTGAAATTTATAACAGAGGAAAAAGGAGGTGACCAAGATGAGTGA
- a CDS encoding ABC transporter ATP-binding protein, which yields MSSTRRYLRFVKPYKWKIIFTIIIGIVKFAIPLLIPLILGYVVDHVVNADLSAGDKVQRLFWLLGGSLIVFLILRPPVEYYRQYLAQWTGNRVLYDIRNQLFDHIQRLSLRYYSQTKTGEIISRVINDVEQTKNFIMTGLMNVWLDLATIIIAVGIMFTMDVSLTLVAIVLFPVYGVAIKYFYERLRSLTRKRSQALAEVQGHLHERVQGIPVTRSFALEDYEQKQFDAQNRSFLESAIQHTVWNAKTFAVTNTITDLAPLIVIAYAAYEVIQGNLTLGTMVAFAGFMDRVYSPLRRLVNSSTTLTQAVASMDRVFEFIDEKYDIEDKPDAAKLTKVDGHVSFENVSFRYGDDEELVLKDISLDVKQGETIAFVGMSGGGKSTIVSLVPRFYDVTGGRITIDGTDIRDVQSRSLRDKIGMVLQDNILFSESVEMNIKLGRPEATHEEVVAAAKAANAHDFIEHLPQGYDTLVGERGVKLSGGQKQRIAIARIFLKNPPILILDEATSALDLESEHLIQEALEKLASDRTTFIVAHRLATITHADRIVVVQDGRIVEQGSHVDLMALQGNYFNLYQIQHLDEDSGTLSTMEKG from the coding sequence TTGAGCAGTACGAGACGGTATTTACGTTTTGTAAAACCGTATAAATGGAAAATTATTTTTACGATTATAATCGGTATAGTAAAATTCGCCATACCTTTGCTGATTCCGCTGATCCTGGGTTACGTAGTCGATCATGTCGTCAATGCTGATTTATCGGCAGGGGACAAGGTGCAGCGCCTATTCTGGCTGCTTGGCGGTTCCCTGATCGTCTTTCTGATATTGAGGCCGCCAGTGGAGTATTATCGGCAGTACTTGGCGCAGTGGACGGGGAACCGGGTGCTGTATGATATCCGGAATCAGTTGTTCGATCATATCCAGCGCCTGAGCCTGCGGTATTATTCCCAGACGAAAACAGGGGAAATCATATCCCGTGTCATCAATGACGTGGAGCAGACAAAGAACTTCATCATGACTGGCTTGATGAATGTATGGCTGGACTTGGCTACGATCATTATTGCAGTTGGTATCATGTTTACGATGGATGTATCGCTGACGCTGGTGGCCATCGTACTGTTTCCGGTATATGGTGTGGCGATCAAGTATTTTTATGAGCGTCTCCGCAGTTTGACCAGGAAACGCTCGCAAGCTTTGGCTGAAGTGCAGGGTCACTTGCATGAACGCGTCCAAGGTATCCCGGTCACACGAAGTTTTGCGCTGGAGGACTATGAACAAAAGCAGTTCGATGCACAAAACCGCAGCTTCCTCGAGAGTGCCATCCAGCATACAGTCTGGAATGCCAAGACCTTTGCGGTAACGAATACGATTACGGACTTGGCGCCATTGATCGTGATTGCATATGCAGCTTATGAGGTTATTCAAGGGAATCTTACATTGGGGACAATGGTTGCTTTCGCCGGATTCATGGATCGCGTATACAGCCCGCTCCGCCGGCTGGTGAACTCTTCCACGACACTGACACAGGCGGTCGCTTCCATGGACAGGGTATTTGAATTCATCGATGAGAAATATGATATTGAAGATAAACCCGATGCCGCGAAGCTCACAAAGGTCGATGGCCATGTTTCCTTCGAGAATGTATCGTTCCGTTACGGCGACGATGAAGAGCTCGTGCTCAAGGATATCTCGCTTGATGTGAAACAAGGGGAGACAATCGCTTTTGTCGGGATGAGCGGCGGCGGTAAATCGACGATCGTCAGCCTCGTCCCTCGGTTCTATGATGTGACAGGCGGCAGGATAACGATTGACGGCACCGATATCCGGGATGTACAGTCACGTTCCTTGCGGGATAAAATAGGAATGGTGCTGCAGGATAATATCCTGTTCAGTGAATCAGTCGAAATGAACATCAAGCTTGGAAGACCGGAGGCTACCCATGAAGAAGTAGTGGCAGCCGCCAAAGCAGCCAATGCGCACGACTTTATCGAGCATCTGCCGCAAGGATACGATACCCTTGTGGGAGAACGCGGCGTCAAGCTATCCGGAGGGCAGAAGCAGCGGATTGCCATTGCGCGCATATTCCTGAAAAATCCGCCGATCCTTATTCTTGATGAAGCCACATCGGCGCTTGATTTGGAGAGTGAACATTTGATTCAGGAAGCCCTGGAGAAGCTTGCATCTGATCGGACGACCTTCATTGTCGCCCACAGACTGGCGACAATCACGCATGCAGACCGAATCGTCGTCGTCCAGGATGGCCGTATTGTCGAGCAAGGATCCCATGTCGACTTGATGGCGCTCCAAGGCAATTACTTCAATCTATATCAGATACAGCATCTGGATGAGGATTCTGGTACATTGAGTACGATGGAAAAAGGATAG
- a CDS encoding DUF402 domain-containing protein, with the protein MAGPEAGTKIQIHSYKHNGQLHRVWESSTVLKSTAEILIGANDRTMVTESDGRTWITREPAIVYFHAKHWFNIIGMLRTDGIYYYCNISSPYVYDGEALKYIDYDLDIKIYPDMTFTLLDEDEFDVHKRQMNYPPEIEKILWNQVDILISWIRQGKGPFSPDFIDTWYELFLTYR; encoded by the coding sequence ATGGCTGGCCCAGAGGCAGGAACGAAAATTCAGATACACAGCTATAAGCATAACGGCCAGCTCCATCGGGTATGGGAAAGCAGCACGGTATTGAAGAGTACGGCAGAAATCCTGATTGGTGCCAATGACCGGACGATGGTCACGGAAAGCGACGGACGGACGTGGATCACACGCGAACCTGCCATTGTTTATTTCCATGCGAAGCACTGGTTCAATATAATCGGTATGCTGCGTACGGATGGGATTTATTATTATTGCAATATCAGTTCTCCGTATGTATATGATGGAGAGGCGCTGAAGTATATCGATTATGATCTGGATATCAAGATATATCCCGATATGACGTTTACACTGCTGGATGAAGATGAATTCGATGTACACAAGCGGCAGATGAATTATCCTCCGGAAATAGAGAAAATCCTATGGAATCAGGTCGATATCCTGATCAGCTGGATCAGACAAGGAAAAGGGCCATTTTCACCGGATTTCATCGATACATGGTATGAGCTTTTCCTGACCTACAGATAA
- a CDS encoding gamma-type small acid-soluble spore protein, with product MNKKTQSGTDAKHVKQQNQQSRQGGSGQFGTEFASETDVQQVQQQNQQSRQKAKGGSSQFGTEFASETDVQQVQKQNKQSRK from the coding sequence GTGAACAAAAAGACACAATCTGGTACTGATGCGAAGCACGTTAAACAACAAAACCAGCAGTCTCGTCAAGGTGGTTCCGGCCAATTCGGAACTGAATTTGCTTCTGAAACTGACGTACAGCAGGTTCAACAGCAGAACCAGCAGTCTCGACAGAAAGCAAAAGGCGGTTCCAGCCAGTTCGGAACTGAATTTGCTTCCGAGACGGATGTACAGCAAGTTCAAAAGCAAAACAAACAGTCCCGCAAGTAA
- the mutY gene encoding A/G-specific adenine glycosylase, translating into MHLDDLHVKFQHFSIDLFQDDLINWFQQEKRSLPWRETRDPYRIWVSEIMLQQTKVDTVIPYFNRFMERFPTIQALAEADEQDVLKAWEGLGYYSRARNLQTAVREVARTYGGKVPDDVDELGKLKGVGPYTKGAILSIAYGIPQPAVDGNVMRVLSRILLITEDIAKPKARKIFEAAVEEMISKEDPSSYNQGLMELGALICTPKKPACMLCPVQEHCAAFRQGLQEELPIKSKGKKQKTMPYLSVVVENPQGEVLIEKRPQEGLLANLWQFPMADAAEVSVEQLAYWFKLEYGIEIELVETLQPVRHVFSHIIWEIIVLRAKTTDAIPEQGKFVALSDIDEYPFPVPHQKILHQFHIPE; encoded by the coding sequence TTGCATTTAGACGATCTACATGTTAAGTTTCAGCATTTTTCCATAGATTTATTTCAAGATGATTTAATTAATTGGTTCCAGCAGGAAAAACGCTCACTGCCTTGGCGTGAAACGCGGGATCCGTATCGGATTTGGGTATCGGAGATCATGCTCCAGCAGACGAAGGTGGATACTGTGATTCCTTATTTTAATCGTTTCATGGAACGCTTTCCGACAATCCAGGCATTGGCCGAAGCGGATGAGCAGGACGTCCTGAAAGCATGGGAAGGCTTAGGTTACTATTCCCGGGCCCGCAATCTTCAAACAGCCGTGCGTGAGGTGGCCCGGACATACGGCGGCAAGGTACCGGATGATGTGGATGAGTTAGGGAAGCTCAAAGGTGTCGGACCATATACAAAGGGTGCCATCCTCAGCATCGCTTACGGAATTCCGCAGCCGGCAGTCGATGGGAACGTCATGAGGGTCTTGTCCCGGATCCTTTTGATCACGGAAGATATCGCGAAGCCAAAAGCAAGGAAAATCTTTGAAGCAGCAGTCGAAGAAATGATTTCGAAGGAGGACCCGTCCTCCTACAATCAAGGGCTGATGGAGCTTGGAGCGCTGATTTGTACTCCGAAAAAGCCCGCTTGTATGTTATGTCCGGTACAGGAGCACTGCGCCGCATTCCGGCAAGGGCTTCAGGAAGAGCTGCCCATCAAATCCAAAGGGAAGAAGCAAAAGACGATGCCATATCTTTCTGTCGTCGTGGAGAACCCGCAAGGAGAAGTCCTTATCGAGAAAAGACCCCAAGAAGGGCTGCTTGCGAACCTATGGCAATTTCCAATGGCGGATGCTGCAGAGGTTTCGGTCGAACAGCTCGCGTATTGGTTCAAGCTGGAGTATGGCATTGAAATCGAGCTCGTTGAAACGCTGCAGCCTGTCCGTCATGTTTTTTCCCATATCATATGGGAAATCATCGTCCTGCGCGCAAAAACAACAGACGCGATACCGGAGCAAGGAAAATTCGTTGCCCTTTCGGATATAGATGAATATCCATTTCCAGTTCCGCATCAGAAAATCCTGCACCAGTTTCATATACCAGAATAA
- a CDS encoding metal-dependent hydrolase has protein sequence MDTGTHIVMGIALGGLATLDPAVHQDPVLFNAVLAGTILGSQAPDFDTVLKLRNNASYLRNHRGITHSIPAVILWGLAISLLLYVLVPEIDFLHLWLWTFGAVVLHVFVDVFNAYGTQAYRPFTRRWVAYGFINTFDPFIFTMHVIGIGLWLIGFEPGPTFAVIYAILVLYYVKRYMDKRRIIKQVKARIPDAQIIATSPTMKQAVWRVAITAPDHFYVGKVEDWELRIIDEFERKPLPDSELMEVAREDKNIAAFLSFSPVFTWEVNLYDDFTELRLIDLRYHNSAQHYPFKAVVQIDDNHQIISSYTGWIFSEQKLQRKLVTDDNPSAL, from the coding sequence ATGGACACTGGTACCCATATTGTCATGGGGATAGCCCTTGGGGGCTTGGCCACACTTGATCCTGCTGTTCACCAAGACCCTGTATTGTTCAATGCAGTACTTGCAGGCACGATCCTTGGTTCACAGGCACCCGACTTTGATACAGTACTGAAATTACGGAACAATGCTTCTTATTTACGAAACCACCGGGGAATCACGCATTCGATCCCCGCTGTCATATTGTGGGGATTGGCGATTTCCCTGCTTCTGTACGTGTTAGTGCCAGAGATCGACTTTCTGCATCTATGGCTATGGACTTTCGGTGCCGTTGTGCTGCACGTATTTGTCGATGTATTCAATGCTTACGGCACACAGGCTTACCGGCCATTCACCAGACGCTGGGTCGCTTACGGCTTCATCAATACGTTCGATCCTTTCATCTTTACGATGCATGTGATCGGTATCGGCCTCTGGCTGATCGGTTTTGAACCTGGTCCGACCTTTGCAGTCATTTACGCGATCCTTGTCCTCTATTATGTGAAGCGTTACATGGATAAACGAAGGATCATCAAACAAGTGAAGGCACGGATTCCCGATGCCCAGATCATTGCCACTTCCCCGACGATGAAGCAAGCAGTCTGGCGTGTTGCGATCACAGCTCCCGATCATTTTTATGTCGGGAAAGTGGAGGATTGGGAGCTCCGCATCATCGATGAGTTCGAAAGGAAGCCTTTGCCTGACAGCGAGCTGATGGAAGTTGCCAGGGAAGACAAGAATATTGCAGCCTTCCTAAGCTTTTCCCCTGTTTTCACATGGGAAGTGAACTTGTATGATGATTTCACCGAGCTGCGGCTGATCGACCTGCGCTACCATAACAGCGCACAGCATTACCCATTCAAAGCAGTCGTTCAAATTGATGATAATCATCAAATCATAAGCTCCTACACAGGCTGGATCTTTTCCGAACAGAAACTGCAGCGAAAGCTTGTTACAGACGATAATCCATCTGCATTATAA
- a CDS encoding YfhJ family protein: MENKFRELAALLQQQNERLTMDEARTWVEILWEDFEATRAKAGRKYQGQDMTEAIVRQWIQHYGPRLDEFLERNPKYHYLFKERRQQ; this comes from the coding sequence ATGGAAAATAAATTCCGTGAGCTTGCTGCGCTGTTGCAGCAGCAAAACGAACGGCTGACAATGGATGAGGCCCGGACATGGGTCGAGATCCTTTGGGAAGATTTCGAGGCAACACGCGCAAAAGCCGGCCGCAAGTATCAAGGGCAGGACATGACAGAAGCGATTGTCCGCCAATGGATTCAGCATTATGGCCCAAGACTGGATGAGTTCCTGGAACGTAATCCGAAATACCATTATCTATTCAAGGAACGCAGACAACAATAA
- a CDS encoding YpzG family protein, producing the protein MSKFDRFSRTGTINSVIQSPRTTSKHANNQVNGETQQTQTDIIIRTQAVKKNRR; encoded by the coding sequence ATGTCCAAGTTTGACCGTTTTTCCAGAACAGGCACCATCAATTCCGTCATCCAGTCACCCCGCACCACTTCAAAGCATGCGAATAACCAGGTGAATGGGGAAACACAGCAAACACAGACAGATATCATCATCCGTACTCAAGCAGTCAAGAAAAACCGCAGATAA
- a CDS encoding YfhH family protein, which produces MQLRYSDLTVEQLKEEMKQLKIQQQKAEQMGNFSEYQILERKRQMAKAYTMNPDEFKPGVTYQIKGDRSHVFTIDYLNGVFAWGYRRHGSETGQELEALPISVLGRPTM; this is translated from the coding sequence ATGCAATTGCGTTATAGTGATTTGACAGTGGAACAGCTGAAAGAGGAAATGAAACAGCTGAAAATCCAGCAGCAAAAGGCTGAACAGATGGGAAATTTCAGCGAATATCAGATTTTGGAGCGCAAGCGTCAAATGGCCAAAGCATATACGATGAATCCGGATGAATTCAAGCCAGGTGTTACGTATCAAATCAAAGGCGATCGGTCGCATGTGTTCACGATTGATTATCTCAATGGTGTGTTTGCCTGGGGCTACCGCCGTCATGGCAGTGAAACTGGACAAGAACTGGAAGCCTTGCCGATCAGCGTGCTCGGCAGGCCGACTATGTAA
- the recX gene encoding recombination regulator RecX — MVKITKITTQKNTIGRYNIFIDDGKGEKFGFGLDEDILISSGIAKGQELSDEALQTIIEKDTAHKCFTLALQYLSYRMRSKKEIRNYLIKKEQDPTHIEEALNRLEEQGYIDDAAFAGAFVRTKVNTTSKGPLVIRKELQEKGIAGAAADQAMTYYTFEKELEKAVKLAGSKLQAKAKKSHQEKIQLAQQQLLSKGFSSAAAKEAVSLALKDTDQDTDAELEAVRFQGDKLWRRYAQKAEGYELIQKIKTALYRKGFPMELIQKYIEEAKEKDLY, encoded by the coding sequence ATGGTGAAAATCACAAAAATCACGACCCAGAAAAATACAATCGGCCGCTATAATATTTTTATCGACGATGGGAAAGGCGAGAAGTTCGGCTTCGGTCTCGATGAAGATATCCTGATTTCAAGCGGAATCGCCAAAGGACAGGAACTATCGGACGAAGCGCTGCAGACCATCATCGAAAAAGATACGGCCCATAAGTGCTTTACCCTGGCTTTACAATATTTAAGCTACCGGATGCGTTCAAAAAAAGAAATAAGAAATTATCTGATAAAGAAAGAACAGGATCCGACACATATCGAAGAAGCCTTGAACAGGCTGGAAGAACAAGGTTATATAGATGATGCGGCCTTTGCCGGCGCTTTTGTCCGGACAAAGGTGAACACGACGAGCAAGGGTCCGCTTGTCATCCGGAAAGAATTACAGGAAAAAGGGATTGCCGGGGCAGCTGCAGACCAAGCGATGACGTATTACACTTTTGAGAAAGAGCTGGAGAAAGCCGTCAAGCTTGCCGGCAGCAAGCTGCAGGCAAAAGCAAAAAAATCCCATCAGGAGAAGATCCAGCTTGCCCAGCAGCAGCTGCTTTCGAAGGGATTCTCGAGTGCTGCTGCCAAGGAAGCTGTATCACTGGCGCTGAAAGATACCGATCAGGACACGGATGCGGAGCTGGAGGCTGTCAGATTTCAAGGCGACAAGCTTTGGCGCAGGTATGCGCAAAAGGCGGAAGGCTATGAACTCATTCAAAAGATCAAGACGGCGCTTTATCGAAAAGGCTTCCCGATGGAGCTGATCCAGAAGTATATAGAGGAAGCGAAGGAAAAAGACCTTTATTAG
- a CDS encoding TIGR01777 family oxidoreductase, protein MNIVISGGTGFIGKRLAEILIEKGHHVYILTRSPGKKIDTKQVTYVGWLKKGADPLSQLPEVDAVINLAGTSLFGKWTKEKKEQIRSSRLEATETLVDMMEKMPKKPKVFISGSAVGYYGTSEQDAFTEESNKRGHDFLADVTYDWEETAKQAQGIGVRTILARFGIVLGDKGALSLMQLPFRYFAGGKIGSGEQWLSWIHVEDAAGMMAFAIDNEQIKGPLNVTAPSPRRNKDFSKALAKTMRRPYWTAVPAPIIEKALGEMSTLVLEGQCVYPKKAIENGYRFRFSSLSEALEQAL, encoded by the coding sequence ATGAATATCGTCATCAGCGGCGGAACAGGATTCATTGGAAAACGATTGGCAGAGATCTTGATCGAGAAAGGACATCATGTGTATATCCTCACTCGATCACCCGGGAAAAAGATAGATACGAAACAAGTCACTTATGTCGGCTGGCTGAAAAAAGGGGCCGATCCCCTTTCCCAGCTTCCAGAGGTTGATGCTGTCATCAATTTAGCCGGAACCAGCCTTTTCGGCAAGTGGACAAAGGAAAAGAAAGAGCAAATACGGAGCAGTCGATTGGAGGCTACTGAAACTTTGGTGGATATGATGGAGAAAATGCCGAAGAAGCCAAAAGTCTTTATCAGCGGGTCGGCTGTAGGCTATTACGGGACGAGCGAACAGGATGCTTTCACCGAGGAATCAAATAAACGCGGTCACGATTTTTTGGCGGATGTGACATATGATTGGGAAGAAACAGCAAAACAAGCACAGGGCATCGGTGTCCGTACCATACTGGCACGTTTTGGCATCGTGCTGGGTGACAAAGGCGCATTGTCGCTCATGCAGCTTCCTTTCCGTTACTTCGCCGGGGGAAAGATCGGAAGCGGAGAGCAGTGGCTGTCCTGGATCCATGTCGAGGATGCTGCTGGCATGATGGCGTTTGCGATTGATAATGAGCAGATCAAAGGACCGTTGAATGTCACTGCCCCCTCCCCGCGACGGAACAAAGATTTCAGCAAGGCATTGGCAAAGACGATGCGCCGTCCCTATTGGACGGCAGTACCGGCACCGATCATCGAAAAAGCTTTAGGTGAAATGAGCACTTTGGTTTTGGAAGGACAATGCGTCTATCCGAAGAAAGCAATCGAAAATGGGTACCGATTCCGATTTTCCAGCTTGTCCGAGGCATTGGAACAAGCTTTATGA